The Acinetobacter shaoyimingii DNA segment CAACCGTTGTACCACCCATTTTCAGTGCTTTGAAAATTTGTCTTACACCACTTTCATCAGTTGGTACTAGATGTGCACGTTCACGGCTTCGTGCTTGTCGAACAAACTGATCCGCTTCATCATTTTTTATCGGTTTGTACATGATGGTCATTTTGGTATGTTGAGCAAACCAAGCATTCATGACCTCCCATGTTCCAAAATGCGGAGCTAAAAGAACAATTCCTTTTTTTTCAGCCATGGCTTCATGGAAATAATGCTCGCCAGTAATATTACGGATACGTGCAATATTCTCAGCATTGGAGCTTCCCCAAATGCTGAAAAATTCCATATAGGATTGCAGCTCATTACTGATTGCAGCACGAACCAATAATTCTTTATGTTCATGCGACAAATGTGGCAAACAAATTTCAAGATTTAGCCGAATCGATTTGGGAGATTTGCTGAGGTGAAAAAGATTCACTACTCTTGATAAAATTTTCGCGAAGAAGCGTGCGAAACGTATAGGTCGACGACTAAAGAAATTTAAGAGTCGAGTCACCGTAGAAGTGGTTTTTTCAGTCATCTTTCAAGTTATTTAGGCTTAGGTCATATGTTTCAGACATTAGAATTATTATATGCGATTTTGGTTAGATTAGACAGTTTAGCGTATTTACATGTATATAATGGGGGATTAAAAATTAATTAGGATGGTATATATGTCAGATTGGCCACCCCAACCACAAAATGAAAATGTAAATTTAAAAGAGCCTTCAGGAAAAGAGTGGCAACTTTTAGAGAAAGCAGTTTTAGCTTCTGTAGAAGAACAACGTCGGGCACGTCGCTGGGGCATTTTTTTCAAATTGTTAACTTTTGCTTATGTACTTATTGTGCTCTTGCTCATGGTCAAAAGTTGTAATCAACAATCGACTGACCCGACTTCGACAAGCACCAGTCATATTGCTGTTGTCGATATTGTGGGAACCATTGGTTCAGATAAACAAAATGTGAATAGTGAAAACACCAATAAGTCGTTGAAAAAAGCATTTGAAAATAAACAAAGCAAGGCTGTGGTGCTCAACATCAATTCTCCTGGTGGATCGCCAGTGCAATCAGATGAAATTTGGCAAGAAATTCAATATTTGAAAAAAGAGCATAAAGATAAAAAAGTTTATGCTGTGATTGGTGATACAGGTGCTTCTGGTGCTTATTACATCGCTTCAGCTGCCGATGAGATTATTGTCAACCCATCGAGTATTGTGGGTTCTATAGGTGTGATCATGCCAAACTACGGTGTGAATGGTCTGATTCAAAAACTTGGTGTTGAAGACCGAACCATGACATCTGGTGAAAATAAAGCCATTCTCTCAATGACTCAGCCTGTCGACCCTGCTCAAAAGGCTCATGTTCAAGCCTTACTGGATAATGTTCACAATCATTTTATTGATGCAGTGAAAAAAGGACGTGGCGCTAAATTGAAATCGAATGATCCTGCAATCTTCTCTGGACTGTTTTGGTCTGGCGAACAAGCAGTGAAATTAGGTGTAGCAGATCGTTTTGGTAGTATCAACACGCTCAAACGTGAATTAAAAGTAGATAAAGCCGTTGATTATACAATTCAATATAGTCCGTTTGACTCAGTATTAGGCCGTTTAGGCAGTAGTATTGGTCAAGGCATTGCGTCTGCTGTTTCAAATCAAATTCAATCAGAACAAACGACTAAACTTCAATGAAACCACTGATTCATTTTGCGCACGCCAATGGCGTGCCATCTTTGGTGTATCGAAAATTATTTGATTTACTCAAAGATGATTTTGACATTATTTATGTACCACTTTTGGGGACAGATCGACGTTATCCAATCGATGATGGTTGGAAAAGTCTAACGCAACAGGTGATTGATAGTATTGTTCAGCAGGCCAAAGGACGCCCCGTGATTGGGCTTGGGCATTCTTTAGGTTCTGTGGTGACATTTCAAGCGGCATATCAACGACCTGAATTGTTTCAGCAAGTGATTATGCTTGATCCTCCGTTGATCGTAGGTAAAGCATCCTTACTCATGCATTTGACTAAAATGTTCAATCCAAAACTTTTAGACAAAATTACACCAGCAAATTTAAGCTTAAAGCGTCGTGATCATTGGGAATCTCGTCAGCAAGCCTATGATTTATTAAGACCGAAAGGCTTTTATCAGTTGTTTGATGAACAGTGCTTTCAGGATTATATCGATTATGCACTGACTGATGATCCTGTGCATGGTGGTGTAACGCTGACCATTTCAAAATATGATGAAGTTGAAATTTTCCGTACCAATACCACCAAGATGTGGCTTCCTATGCTAAAACCTCCTGTAGATATGCATTTGGTGGTGGGTCGAGATAGTCCATTTTTAAAGCAAAAATTTCCGCAACAATTGCAGAAAAAACTGTCCATTCCTTTTTCTATAACTGATGGTGGACATATGTTCCCATTGGAACATCCGAAAGAAGTGGTTGATCTGGTAAAAAGCTTGATTCAAAAGTCTTCATGATCTAATGAACATGCGAATGCAAGTCGAAAAAGCGGAATATATTCCGCTTTTTTTATGCGTGGAATGACCTTTAATTGACTTGTATTTATTGCTTAACATGGAGAAAGAAATTTTATTTGGTGGATGCGTGAAAGCTGAAGATTAGATTTCTCTTCGAGTCGAATAATTTTAATTCTGTATGACGGAATTCAAAATATTTTACTTTTCTTAGCATGACTGACCATTGAGTTAATGACATTGGATTGTCACTACAAACATGTGCAGTATTCGCCAATTGAGAGAGTTTTATTTGATTGGAGTGAATCTGGTATTCACCAATCAAAGTATTGCATCCGTCTGATGCTGAAATTTTATTTTGATCAAAGCGGATCTGAAGCTTCTTTTTTTGCTGTTTAGTTTGGTCAGTGATATTTTTCCCGTCATCTAAGGCCCATTGAGTATTCTGCAATGGATTAATTTGATGCTGCTCTGTCGAGTTTGAAAGCATTGTACTACAAGCGGTCAAACCAAATAGGGTATGAAATGCTATGACGAACAGGATTTTGTTTGGCATTTTGAATGATTCCATGCTTAAAAAATCAATGTGATGAATGATTCATTTGTTTTTTTATATTAACGACAGACTCGAATGCATGCATTGCCCTGATATAAGCTTAAATCAATCCAAAAAGTCAGTATTTGATAGCGTTGAGTGTATTAGTGATGATCAGGATGTATGGGTGAACCGAGTTATTTAACCTCAATGTTAGGTTCTGAAAACGGTGTTTAAGGTTAAGCCATTTGAACGGATGTAAGTAAGCCAATTTTCATTTGATTTTTTGCGATCATAAAAAACGCATCCGAAGATGCGTTTTGGAATTAGAGATTGAGTGAATCTAAAATTTACAAAATTGAACGGGTTCAGTCATGGGTTGGTCACGGTACATCACCCCATGTTCGGTATGTTGAATGGTTTGAGTGCAAATCCATTCGACCACTTGAGGGTAAATGACGTGTTCTAAAACATGAACGCGTTTTGCTAGAGTTTCAACATGCTCATTCTGAGCAACTTTGAGTACACCTTGTGCAAGTGCCTGACCTCCATCAAGTTCAGCTGTCACATAGTGAACTGTACAGCCATGAAATACATCCCCAGTGTTTAACACACGTTGATGGGTATGCATGCCTTTATAATGAGGCAAAAGAGAAGGGTGAATGTTGATCATTTTCCCTTCCCAAGCTTTCACAAATTTGGCACTTAAAATGCGCATAAAACCAGCCAATACGACCAAATCAACATTCCAATCACATAATTGTTGATGCATAACATCATCAAAGGCTTCACGATTCGGATATTGTTTATGTTCGATAATGGCGGTTTGAATTCCAGCATTTTGAGCACGTTCAAGTGCATAAGCTTCAGGTTTGTTGCAAATCACACCCACAATTTGCCCTGAAAGATTTGCATCAATCAAGGCTTGAAGATTGCTACCGCTGCCTGAAACCAATACCGCAATTTTCATCATGTGAATATCTAAAGTATCTTATGCGAAAATTACACGGATTTTTTCGTCTGCACCTTCAACTGACTCGGCATTGTCAACGATATGACCCATTTTCCAAGCTTTTTCACCCAGTGCATTTAAACGTTCAACAGTTTTGTCAGCATCTGCTGCATCGACTGCCAATACCATGCCTACGCCACAGTTAAATGTACGGTACATTTCAAACTGTTCAACGCCGCCTTCTTTTTGAAGAAGTTTGAACAATTCTGGCCATTCCCAAGAAGATTCATCAATGACTGCTTGTGCGCCATTTGGAAGTACACGAGGAAGGTTACCTGGTAAACCACCACCAGTGATGTGTGCCATGGCATGAACATCAACTTCTTTAAGCAACTGCAAGATAGATTTAACATAAATACGTGTAGGTTCCATTGCTGTATCTGCAAGTGGGCGACCATCAACAATTTGAGTTAAATCGACATTTTTAACATCTAAAATTTTACGAAGCAGTGAGTAACCGTTTGAATGTGCGCCTGAAGATGCAACACCAATTAAAACGTCACCCGCTTTTACTTTTGAGCCATCAATAATTTTGCTCTGCTCAACCACACCCACACAGAATCCTGCAAGGTCGTAATCATCACCTTCATACATGCCTGGCATTTCAGCAGTTTCACCGCCCACCAATGCACATCCGGCAAGTTCACAACCAGCGCCAATACCTGTTACGACATTCGCTGCAACGTCGACATTTAAGTGACCTGTTGCATAATAGTCGAGGAAGAATAATGGCTCTGCACCACATACAAGAAGATCGTTTACGCACATTGCAACCAAATCTTGACCAATTGTGTCATGACGATTTAAGTTGAGGGCTAAACGTAGTTTTGTACCAACACCATCCGTGCCAGATACGAGAACAGGCTCTTCATAACCTTTAGGAATTTTACAAAGTGCACCAAAGCCACCTAGACCGCCCATCACTTCAGGACGTGAGGTACGCTTAGCGACAGATTTGATTCGATCGACTAATAAGTCGCCCGCTTCAATGTCGACACCTGCATCTTTATAGCTTAAACCAGTATTTGGGGTAGAAGTTGAGTTGCTCATAATGAAGTCTCCGCATTCGCGCGGCGATTATACCTGAATATACGAAACTCTTATGTTATTTATGCGCTAAAATGTTATCTTTAATGAAATATTTTTTTACTTCAATAATGATTCATCGAAAATAAGGCGAGATTGCATGCAAGATCGTACACTAAAACGCTTATTTATTATCGCTGGCATAGCGCTCACATTATGGGTTTTATATCTATTAAAGCCAGTGGTTATTCCATTCGTGGGTGCTTTTTTTATTGCTTATCTTTTCAGCCCTGTAGTGAATAAACTGCATCATATTGGCTTGCCTCGTTGGTTATCAATTGCCATCGTCTTTATTGGCATAGGTGTGTTGATTACTTTAGCCATGTGGTATGTGGTGCCATTAATTTGGCAACAGCTGATGTATGCAAAATCTAAAATTCCTGAAAATATTGTTTGGATTAATGATACTTTTCTGCCGTGGTTATCAAGTAAATTTAACCTCGTGCCAATGGAACTTGACACCGATCAAATTTCAACTGCAGTCATGGATTATATTCATACCAACTATAGTATGGACAGTATTCAATCTGTGGTGTTAAAAGTTGCGCAGTCGGGTCTGAATTTTATTCAAGTGGGCGGAACCATTGTCCTTGTACCTATTATTGCATTTTATTTTTTATTAGATTGGAAACGCATGCTCGACAGTCTACGTCGCTTGATTCCACCTAAATATGAAAAAACGACGCTCAATATTGTAGGTGAGTGTCACAGTGTTTTAGGCGCTTTTGTGAAAGGTCAGTTTTTGGTGATGTTCCTGCTGGGTGTGGTTTATGCCGTAGGATTACAATTGATTGGACTAGAAGTGGGCTTAATCATCGGGATGGTGGCTGGTCTTGCCAGTATTATCCCTTATTTAGGCTTTGCTGTTGGGATCATTGCCGCAGTGATTGCATCGTTATTCCAGTTTGGATTTAACTGGACACAATTGCTTTTAGTCTTTGTGGTGTTTGGCGTTGGGCAAATTATCGAAGGATATGTCTTACAACCATTCTTATTAGGCGATAAAATTGGTCTGTCTCCCGTCGCGGTAGTTTTTGCTGTCTTGGCTGGTGCACAATTGGCAGGTTTCTTAGGCATGTTGATTGCATTACCTGTTGCGGCTGTGATCGTCGTGTTATTAAAGCATCTTCGTGAATTCTATGAACAAAGTGATTTATATGCTCAGCCCGACTTGGTGGTTGCCAATGCTTCAGACGGCTCTGTTCATATTGAAACAGAAAGTATGAATGTGGAAGTCGAAGTCAAAGATCAAACTTCAAATCATCAGCAAGTTACCGAAAAATCAAGTAATATTGATCGATCAGAAGATCAATAATGTAAAGGCCTGATAGCTCAATGCGTCAATTGCAATTAGATATAGAACCTCAGCTTGATGCTCGAATCAGTGATTTTTCTGGTCCGGGGTGGGGGCCTGTTATTGATGGTGTTCGGCAACTCCATGCAGGATTAATGAGTCGTTTTTACCTGTATGGTGGGGCTGGGACTGGCAAAAGCCATTTGCTATCAGCGATTTGCGATTCATATTTAGAGGTGGGTAAGTCTGCTATCAAAGTTTCGTTGCTTGAACTTCTTGATGCGCCCATTGAAGCGATTAGTTCTTTAGAGCTTTATGACTTGGTTGCATTGGATGACATTGAAGCCATTAGTGGTGTGCCACATTGGCAAAAGGCAGTTTTTCACTTAATTAACAATCACCATGAAGATGGTGGACAATTGGTTTTTTCATCAAGATTTGCGCCCATTGAACTCAAACTCGAATTACCTGATTTACAATCACGTTTGACGCAAGCGGTGAGTGTGAAAGTGCCCAGTGGTCAAGCTTTCTCAGATCGGCAAGCACTCTTAAATTCGGTACTTGAACGTCGTGGTCTGCATTTTGACCCGCATATTTTAGATTACCTGCTATTTAATGGTCCTACGCAAACCAGCATGTTATTACAGGCTGTAGATCAACTTGAAAAATTACTACAAGGTGAAAAAATCAAATTATCGAATGCGACGTTAAGACAGATCTATGCGCTTATTGATGAGTATCATGAATTCAAAAAATAAATATAAAGCAAAGACTTATATATCCAGTTTTTACTTAATAAACATAAAAATTAGTCATGACTAATAACTGATCTCTCGATCTTTAATTTTTGCTTTTATTTTCCCTTTATTGGCTTTTACATTGTATTTAAATTATCACCTTCATCTTATTGATTGTCTTTAAGTGTTCTTTTAATAAATTTTTAGAAATCATAAGTTTAATAAAGTTAATAAGTTTATTTAGTCACTTTTATCTAAAAGTGATTGAATTTTTTATAAAAATGTGACAAATTTTACAAAAATACATTAAATCGTATAACTGTTTATAATTTACGGATAAAAAATAAATATAAATCAAGGAGATTAAAATGCTCAAGCAGGGCATAGGCCTAGTCCTACTGTGCATGGCAGGTCACGCATTTTGTGCAAATATTAACGTGACAACCACTTTAGATGAAGTCAAAGCAGATGATCAATGTTCGTTAAGAGAAGCCATCGAGTATGTCAATCAAGGGCTTCCAGAACAAGGGTTCAATGGCTGTGGTGGCAAAGAATCATCAAATATCATCTATTTAAATTCAGATGTTTATACATTAAATAGTCAGCTGACAATTTCAAAATCAGTAGAAATCAAAACACAATATCAAGCTGATTTTAATGAGAGTACTTTAGGCAAAAAAAACGCTGTTATCAAAATGACAGGGCAAGATCGGATATTTTTAATTGATCGTTCATTGGCACCAAAACCTACAGTAACGGATCCTAATCAGATTGACTTTGATTTTCCGATCAATGTGTCCTTCACAGAAGTGACATTAGAAGGGTGTAGTGCAGATATTTGTAGCGACATGGGCGGTCTCATTTTTAACAAAGAACGCTTAAAAATGTACTACAGCCAACTGTTGAATGGTCGAGCTCGACTCGGTGGTGCAATTTATAATGACAGT contains these protein-coding regions:
- a CDS encoding lysophospholipid acyltransferase family protein, with amino-acid sequence MTEKTTSTVTRLLNFFSRRPIRFARFFAKILSRVVNLFHLSKSPKSIRLNLEICLPHLSHEHKELLVRAAISNELQSYMEFFSIWGSSNAENIARIRNITGEHYFHEAMAEKKGIVLLAPHFGTWEVMNAWFAQHTKMTIMYKPIKNDEADQFVRQARSRERAHLVPTDESGVRQIFKALKMGGTTVVLPDHTPKHSVETIDYFGLPLASSNLSSKLIQKTKAKALLVYAIRNDTEDFDMFIEPIDEKIYEGTPNEGTLVIHHAIENLIRKYPEHAHWSYKRFKANPELREIYNLPFDEAVAVVNRVRAENSTASNEPPLRFTK
- the sppA gene encoding signal peptide peptidase SppA — translated: MSDWPPQPQNENVNLKEPSGKEWQLLEKAVLASVEEQRRARRWGIFFKLLTFAYVLIVLLLMVKSCNQQSTDPTSTSTSHIAVVDIVGTIGSDKQNVNSENTNKSLKKAFENKQSKAVVLNINSPGGSPVQSDEIWQEIQYLKKEHKDKKVYAVIGDTGASGAYYIASAADEIIVNPSSIVGSIGVIMPNYGVNGLIQKLGVEDRTMTSGENKAILSMTQPVDPAQKAHVQALLDNVHNHFIDAVKKGRGAKLKSNDPAIFSGLFWSGEQAVKLGVADRFGSINTLKRELKVDKAVDYTIQYSPFDSVLGRLGSSIGQGIASAVSNQIQSEQTTKLQ
- a CDS encoding alpha/beta fold hydrolase → MKPLIHFAHANGVPSLVYRKLFDLLKDDFDIIYVPLLGTDRRYPIDDGWKSLTQQVIDSIVQQAKGRPVIGLGHSLGSVVTFQAAYQRPELFQQVIMLDPPLIVGKASLLMHLTKMFNPKLLDKITPANLSLKRRDHWESRQQAYDLLRPKGFYQLFDEQCFQDYIDYALTDDPVHGGVTLTISKYDEVEIFRTNTTKMWLPMLKPPVDMHLVVGRDSPFLKQKFPQQLQKKLSIPFSITDGGHMFPLEHPKEVVDLVKSLIQKSS
- a CDS encoding META domain-containing protein, giving the protein MPNKILFVIAFHTLFGLTACSTMLSNSTEQHQINPLQNTQWALDDGKNITDQTKQQKKKLQIRFDQNKISASDGCNTLIGEYQIHSNQIKLSQLANTAHVCSDNPMSLTQWSVMLRKVKYFEFRHTELKLFDSKRNLIFSFHASTK
- the purN gene encoding phosphoribosylglycinamide formyltransferase, giving the protein MMKIAVLVSGSGSNLQALIDANLSGQIVGVICNKPEAYALERAQNAGIQTAIIEHKQYPNREAFDDVMHQQLCDWNVDLVVLAGFMRILSAKFVKAWEGKMINIHPSLLPHYKGMHTHQRVLNTGDVFHGCTVHYVTAELDGGQALAQGVLKVAQNEHVETLAKRVHVLEHVIYPQVVEWICTQTIQHTEHGVMYRDQPMTEPVQFCKF
- the purM gene encoding phosphoribosylformylglycinamidine cyclo-ligase, which codes for MSNSTSTPNTGLSYKDAGVDIEAGDLLVDRIKSVAKRTSRPEVMGGLGGFGALCKIPKGYEEPVLVSGTDGVGTKLRLALNLNRHDTIGQDLVAMCVNDLLVCGAEPLFFLDYYATGHLNVDVAANVVTGIGAGCELAGCALVGGETAEMPGMYEGDDYDLAGFCVGVVEQSKIIDGSKVKAGDVLIGVASSGAHSNGYSLLRKILDVKNVDLTQIVDGRPLADTAMEPTRIYVKSILQLLKEVDVHAMAHITGGGLPGNLPRVLPNGAQAVIDESSWEWPELFKLLQKEGGVEQFEMYRTFNCGVGMVLAVDAADADKTVERLNALGEKAWKMGHIVDNAESVEGADEKIRVIFA
- the cxpE gene encoding chloramphenicol efflux transporter CxpE; its protein translation is MQDRTLKRLFIIAGIALTLWVLYLLKPVVIPFVGAFFIAYLFSPVVNKLHHIGLPRWLSIAIVFIGIGVLITLAMWYVVPLIWQQLMYAKSKIPENIVWINDTFLPWLSSKFNLVPMELDTDQISTAVMDYIHTNYSMDSIQSVVLKVAQSGLNFIQVGGTIVLVPIIAFYFLLDWKRMLDSLRRLIPPKYEKTTLNIVGECHSVLGAFVKGQFLVMFLLGVVYAVGLQLIGLEVGLIIGMVAGLASIIPYLGFAVGIIAAVIASLFQFGFNWTQLLLVFVVFGVGQIIEGYVLQPFLLGDKIGLSPVAVVFAVLAGAQLAGFLGMLIALPVAAVIVVLLKHLREFYEQSDLYAQPDLVVANASDGSVHIETESMNVEVEVKDQTSNHQQVTEKSSNIDRSEDQ
- the hda gene encoding DnaA regulatory inactivator Hda, whose product is MRQLQLDIEPQLDARISDFSGPGWGPVIDGVRQLHAGLMSRFYLYGGAGTGKSHLLSAICDSYLEVGKSAIKVSLLELLDAPIEAISSLELYDLVALDDIEAISGVPHWQKAVFHLINNHHEDGGQLVFSSRFAPIELKLELPDLQSRLTQAVSVKVPSGQAFSDRQALLNSVLERRGLHFDPHILDYLLFNGPTQTSMLLQAVDQLEKLLQGEKIKLSNATLRQIYALIDEYHEFKK